From the Nitrospira sp. genome, the window GCCTTCCGCATCTTTTTGTCGATACACGTCATCTTCTTCGAAGGTCGCCATATCCAAGCGATACAACGAACGCGGAGACTTTCGCCCGACCACCGTGCAATTGCCCTTGTACAGCTTCACCCGAACAGTACCCGTGACATCCTTCTGGGCTTCATCAAGCGCCACCTGCAGCATTTCGCGCTCAGGCGCATACCAATATCCGTAATAAATGAGTTCTGCATATCGCGGGATCAGGCTGTCCCGAAGGTGCAGCACTTCACGGTCCATGGTCAGGGACTCCAGGCCACGATGCGCCGCATGCAGAATGGTTCCACCGGGCGTTTCATAGACACCTCGCGACTTCATGCCGACGTAGCGGTTTTCCACCAGATCAACACGACCAACGCCGTGCTCGCCGCCCAACGTGTTCAGGTGGCCCAAGAGCGCAGCCGGACTCATCTTCTTCCCGTCCACCGCTACCGGGTTGCCGGAGACATATTCGATCTCGACTTCACGCGCCTTGGCAGGCGCCCGCTCCGGCGACACCGACATGACGAAAATTTCTTCGGGCGGGGCCTCCCACGGATCTTCCAGAATGCCTCCCTCATAACTCGTATGGAACAGGTTCATATCCATGCTATAGGGCTTGGCCTTGGTCGCAGTCACCGGGATGCCGTGCTTCTCCGCATATTCGATCAGCTCTCGCCGCGAACGCATGCTCCATTCGCGCCACGGCGCAATAATCTTGATCTGCGGATGCAGCGCCATGTACGTCAGCTCGAACCGGACCTGGTCGTTGCCCTTGCCGGTTGCGCCGTGACATACCGCCGCGGCGCCCTCTTGAGCGGCAATCTCAATTTGCCGTTTGGCAATGAGCGGGCGCGCAATGGACGTGCCTAAGAGATAGCTCCCCTCGTAGATCGCGTTCCCGCGCAACATGGGAAACACGTGATCCTTGACGAAGGTCTCCCGCAAATCCTCGACATAGACTTTCTTGACTCCCAGGGACTGCGCTTTTTTCTTGATGGCCTTCAAGTCTTCGCCTTGCCCGAGATCGGCGCAAAACGCCACGACTTCGCAGCCGTAGACCTCTTCCAGCCATTTCAGAATGACCGAGGTATCCAATCCGCCTGAATAGGCCAGCACCACCTTCTTGTAGGACGACTGACTCATACCACTCCTTTGTTACTTCTTGCCTCGTTGCGAGGTTTTCCCGAGAAGCCTGACCAAAATCGCCTTCTGCATGTGCAACCGGTTCTCGGCCTGGTCGAACACCACAGACTGCGGGCCATCCAATACCTCGGCACTGATTTCTTCGCCACGGTGGGCGGGCAGGCAATGCATCACCAATGCGTCCGGCTTCGCGTACTTCAACAATCGTGCGTTGAGCTGATACGGCGCCAGAATCTTCAGACGCTTGGCCTGCTCCCGCTCCTGTCCCATACTGATCCACACGTCGGTATAGACCACATCTGCGTCTTTCACCGCGACGCAGGGGTCGGCGCCGATTTCAATAGCGGCCCCCGTGTGCTGGGCCTCGCCCCGAGCCATGTCCACGATGTGCCGGTCCGGCTGATACCCGGGCGGACAACCCACGGCGATCGTCATACCGGTCTTGGCCGCGGCCTCAATCAGCGAATTCGTCACATTGTTGCCGTCCCCGACGTACGCGATCTTCAGTCCTTTCAGTCGCCGCTTCTTTTCCTGAATGGTCAGCAGATCGGATAGGGCCTGGCAGGGATGATTCAAATCGGTGAGGCCGTTGATGACCGGGATACTGGCCTCACGCGCCCACTCCTCAGCAATGGCGTGGTCAAAGGTCCGCAGCACGATCGCGTCCAGGTAGCGTGACAAGACATGGGCCGTGTCCGCAATGGTCTCGCCGCGGGACAGCTGGATGTCGCCCATCGGCAGCACCATGGCCTGGCCTCCGAGCTGATTCATCCCTGCCTCGAACGAGACGCGAGTCCGGGTCGACGGCTTCTGAAAGAGCAAGCCTAACATCCGCCCCGGCAACAAGGGGTGCGGCACGCCCCGGTGCTGTTTCGCTTTCAACTGGGCGGCGAGACGCAATAACCCCTTGAGCTCATCCGCGGGGATGGAGAGCAAATCCAGGAAATCTTTCCCGAGACCAGCCCGGGTGGTCGACCGACGAGGACGCCGCGACATACGCGCCCCTACTCGCTTAATGGGTTGAGGGAGTTCGTTGACTAAAAATCTGCGACAGCACGGCCAGCAGGCGATCAATCTCGCGCTCCGTGATGATGAGTGAGGGCACGAAACGCAAAACCCGATCACCCACGCAGTTGATCAGCAGCCCGCGCGTGAGACAGTCGGCCACGACGGCTTTCCCATCGATCTCCAGCTCCATGCCTTGCAGCAGGCCAAGTCCGCGCACCTCTTTGACGCAGCGATGCCGCTCTTTCAAGGTGGCCAGTCCCTTGGCTAAACATTCGCCCATCCGGCGCCCTTGGTCGAGGATCTTTCCCTCCAGCAACACACGTAACACCGCCAGTGCTGCGGCACAGGCCAAGGGATTGCCACCGAAGGTCGAGGCATGCGTTCCCGGCCCGAACGCGCGAGCCACGGCGTCCGTGGCGAGACATGCGCCGATGGGCACGCCGCCGCCCAGCCCTTTGGCCAACGTCATAATATCCGGCTGCATCCCGAACTGTTCGTACGCGAAGAGGGTACCAGTTCGCCCGATGCCGGTTTGCACCTCATCGAACATCAGCAATACATCCCGGTCGCGGCACAATTCCCGCAGGCTTTGCATGTACCCGCGATCCGCCACATGGACGCCGCCTTCCGCCTGAATCGGTTCCACCAGCACCGCGGCGGTCTTGGGGGTGATCGCCCGTTCGACTGCCGAGAGATCGTTGAACGGCACATAGGAAAAGCCCGGCAGCAACGGGGCAAATCCCTTCTGAACTTTGTCCTGGCCGGTGGCGGTCAACGTGGCCATGGTCCGGCCGTGAAACGAGCTCGTCATCGTGATGATCTCGTAGCGATCCACGCCATATTTGTCGTACGAATATTTTCGGGCCAGCTTGATGGCGGCTTCATTCGCTTCCGCACCGCTGTTGCAGAAAAACACCTTCTGCGCAAATGAATGTTCCACGAGGGTCTGCGCCAAGCGCACCTGTGGCTCGGTATAATAGAGGTTTGAGGTATGAATCAGATGCTGAGCCTGCTTCTGAATGGCCAACACCAGATCCGGATGTCCATGCCCGAGCACATTCACCGCAATACCGGCGACAAAATCGATGTACTCCCGGCCTTCCAGGTCATACACCTTCGTCCCGCGTCCGCGCACGATCGAAATCGGCTGACGCGTATAGGTGTTCATCAGGTACTGTTCGGCATTGAGACGCAACTCACCCGTCGGCATGGCACACCTCTCCCATCGTGAGTCGGCGAAGCTATCATAGGCACCTGGTGAAAGCAACCGAACCACCACCGGTCGCGGCTCCTGGCGCGGCGGATGATCGGTTCGACCCACGCGTCCCGGCGTGATCCTCCCTTGACGGGAAGAGACGGCGGATGGGATAAGGTGGCGGTATGAAATCCTGCGCACAATGCCGGCAAGAAAACCGCGACGACGCCCGCTTTTGTCACCAATGCGGTGGAGCCTTCAGTGCCGAGCCTCAGGCGCCGCCTATTCTGGAACCAGAACAGGCGACCCCGACACTCACGGATACGGAACTCTGGAAAGCCTTCATTGGCCCCAACGCCGATCGGTATCTCGAAACCTTCAAGAAATTTTCTGGCCCCTCCGGTCCACAATTCGCCCTCACCTGGCACTGGCCCGCCTTCGTCTTCGAGCCGTTTCTCTGGTTCCTGTACCGGAAAATGTATGTGTACGCCCTGATTTACGCCATTGGTCCCGCCATGGCCTTCTACATCACGCAAGACCTGTCGGCCGACATCGTCTGGCGCATCATTGCCGGGGCCAGCGCCAACTACATCTACTTCTGGCATGCCAAGGAGCAACTCGCCAAAATTAAGGCCGAACGGGCCGGAGGCAGTGAGGCCAGGCAACAGATGTTAGGTGAGTTGGGTGGCGTGCAGCCCTATGTCGTCTGGGTCGGGGTCGGACTGCTGGTGCTGAAAATCGGCCTGGTCGTCGGCATGCTCAAGGACGGTCCGCCGGACGGATCGAAGGGAGGACCCGCCAAACCACACCCGGCCGGCCTAACCCAAGTGTGAACCACTCATAGCGCCACACCTGCCTGCTATGTATCCGCTCCCTGCTGCCGACGCTGCCACTCGATCCAGGACACGAACCAGTCAAAATCTTGTTGGTACGCCGCACCGCTGAGATCGGGCGCCGCCTGCGTTTGTTCAAGCTGCGTATAGGTACGCGGCCAATTTTTCTGCCACCAGGATTTCAGTTCATCCGGCCCATAGGGTTGTCCGCTGGGATTGGCAATGCCGGCCGCAGCACACAAGCCCGCCACCAACGGCCAGTACCGGTCTTTGCCGAGTCCGAGACTGCGAAAATGTTCGCGCAACAGAAAGACCACCCACAGTTCGGCACTGTTTTTCTTGTTGTGCTTGAAGGGCTGCGTCTGGCGCAATGGAACCGGATCGAACGTCTTGATGACCGACGTATAGTCAGGCCCTCCATAACTTCCGGCGGACTCCGCGATCCCCTGCAGCATATTCGCCAATTCCACTTCTACGAGCGGCGGTCTCGCCAGGGGCTGATCGGTGGATCCGCCGCTCAAGGGATTGGTCGCCGTCAGCAGCTCGATCAAGGGCTTGAGCTCCCGTAAGCGGATGGCGGCCGCTTTCAGAATCTGCTCGGATTCAAGCCAATAGTCCGGATCCCCTTTGGAGGCCCGTTCCCGACCAGGCGGCGGCAAGACGACCGGAATCCAATACCGCACGAGCACGAAGAGAATATACTCGACCTCTCCGCCGACATGGACGACACCCGCCAAGGCCTGGCTCACTCCGCGCGCCCGCCGGAAAAATGCCTCGACGCGGTCTTCGACCTGGAGACGGCGCCCCATTGCCTGCCACCACTGTTGGAGCGGAGACCAATCTGTGGGGGGAACCGTCGACATCGAAATGCTCCAGATGTGAGGAGAAATCGGCGGCATGGTACTGGCTGCCACTCACGAATGCAACCGCGCCGGGACATCACGCGAGGGCTCGGACGAGCCGGAGACCTTGACAGGGTCACAGGGCAATCGCGTACCCTATCGGCAGCAGTTCCCCCTTCGGACTAAGGAGACGAGACACGATGAGCAGACTAGTTCTGATCCGGCACGGCGAATCGCAGTGGAATCTGGAAAACCGCTTTACCGGGTGGGTCGACGTCCCCCTTTCCCCGAAGGGGATCGAGGAGGCGAACGCGGCAGGAAAGAAACTGGCGGAGTTTACGTTTGATCGCGCGTTCTCCTCGGTGCTGGCTCGTGCCAATGACACGCTCCGTCTTGTGCTCGAGGCCATCGGACAGACGACGATTCCCATCGAGAAGGATAAGGCGCTGAACGAGCGGATGTACGGGGAACTGCAAGGATTGAATAAAGCTGAAACTGCCAAGAAGTTCGGCGATGAGCAGGTCAAGATCTGGCGGCGGAGTTACGACGTGCGACCGCCGGGGGGAGAAAGCCTGAAAGATACGGCGGAGCGTGTGCTACCCTATTACGAGAACCGCATCAAGCCTTACGTGCTCAAGGGGGAAACGATCCTCATCGCTGCCCACGGCAACAGCTTGCGCGCGCTGGTGATGCAACTGGAGCACTTGACGCGGGAGCAGGTCCTGGAACTGAATATTCCGACCGGCGCCCCGCTCTTGTATGAACTCGACAACAGCGGGAATGTCCTGTCACACCGGTATCTCTAAACGGATAGCACCACGAGGACGATGAACCGCTAGGGTATCCCGGTGGTCGGCGAACTCGTCGCCGACCACCTCGTCACAGGCTCGGGAATAATGCAGAAGGTTGGTCACGGCTCTCTGCTGCCCGCTACACACACTGGCTGAGCAATTCCTGATATTTATCCAACGGCACCAGGTCAGGGAGCAAGACCAGCAACTTCGGTCGATCTTCCGGTTGGATCAACCCTTCGGTTTCGAGCAGATCTGAGATTTCTTCGGAGGCTGCCATGGCCCCGCCTTCGTAATCACCGACTGGCGCGTAGCGGCCACGGCGTGCTTCCATTTCCAGCAAGTAGTCATTCCACGGCATAGATCCCAAGCCATACACCGTCGCCCAATCCGCTCGAATCAACTCCAACACGCGCTGGAACAACAGCTCGCGGTACTTCCGCGGAATGTGGGCATTGATCGCAGCGGACACCCAGTAGAGCGTGAAGGACAACACTTCACGCGTGAGCGCATCCTCCTGTTCTTCCGTCCCGGCAATCCCATAGTCGCTCAAGGCTTCAACCGTCATCCGGCGCGGAATCAGCTTGTACAAGGCGTCCGCGGCTTCGGCCGGCGTCATCGATTCTCGTTTCATGCGATCCTCCCAAAGAAGGCCTCAGCATACTGAACCTCGGCGTACAGTGACAACCCCGCGTGCCCTCCATCACACCTCGGCGTTCGCTTGTCCGCAGAAAGAGCCTATGTTACAACCTGCGCGTTCACCATGAGACAACACGCCATGACATACATCAGACGCATTCAGCTCCTGTGCGCCATCGTTGTTCTCATTGGTTGTGTATGGGCCAGCCCCGCCAGATCAGCGGAACCGCAAAGCGGGCATTGGGGATTCGCGACCGACCTGGGTCTCTGGAGCGGCACGACCAACGACACCACCTTCGCCCTTGGCTTCGGGCTCGACTACTACATGGACCCGAACTTTTCGTTCGGCGGGCTGGCACTCTTCACCCCGGTCGGAGACTTGACGCAAGTCGGCATCGCCGGCGTCGCCAAATACCATCTCCGACTGAACGGCGGGTTCAACGTCGTCCCCTTTGCCGGCCTGGGCATTTTGCACGCCGACCTGAATCGAGGCAGCGGCCCGACCAAAGTCGATCGCAACGACACTAGCCATTTCATTCCGCTCGGTCTGTCCCTTGAATATCAAGTCGGCCCCAACATCGCCTTCTCGACAACCCTCATGGTCAACCTTCATCGCATCAACCTCTCGCCACCAGTTCCCGATGACAACAGCAGCGTGGCACTGCTGTTCGGGATTCGCTGGGGGCCGTAGGACTGTTCCCCATGCACAGCTGACACCTGCTGCCTGATGTATGTCGGGGTTTTGAAAGAGCGAGAATGACCTTGAGCGAGCGATAGCATGTTCGCAGCCGCTCAAACGGGTTTCCAGCAAGGCCGCAGTGAGCGAGGAGGCGAGGCGTACTCTTGTGGTACGTTGAGCCCCGGAGCGAAGCGAGAACGCAGCCGCAGGCCCGTTTCACCATCCGCTACGCGGCTTGGGCAGGGCGCCATCGTAGCCCCACCTGCAACAATTCCTGCAACAGGTCTTTGTAGGCGAGATCGGCTTTCTCGGCTGAGTCGGCAAAGTCTTCGCCATTGGCAATCTGTGGATTGGGGTTGGCTTCAAGGACGTAGACGTGGCCGTCTTTATCCATGCGCATGTCGATGCGTGCATAGCCGCTTAAGCCCAGCGCACGATAGACACGCTTGGCCAAGTGCTGAATCTGATCAGCAACGCCGTCCGGCAGATTCCGAGCTTCGCAGGACCGGATGCCATATTTGTCCTGGTAGGTGCGGCTCCACTTCACACGTTGTGTCGCGATGCGGCGCGCCTCATCCGGCATCTTATCCATCACCAGTTCCCAGACCGGAAATACTTGCAGGTGGGCATTGCCCATCACGCCGACATACAGCTCGCGCCCCTCGATGTAGCGTTCGACGAGGGCACCGGTGCCGACATGGTCGTGGATAAACGCCACCCGGTCCCTCAGCTTGTCATCATCATCCACGATCGAGGCTTGCGAAATCCCCGCTGACGCTTCCTCGGTCACCGACTTCACGATTAATGGAAAAGGCAGGTACTTAGGCCGCCGCACCATGCGGTGCAACGGCACCACCATGAATTCAGGATACGGAATGCGATGGTAGGACATCACCTGCTTGGCCAACGCTTTGTCCCGAGCCAACATAAGCCCTCGTGGATTGCAGCCGGTGTAGGGAATCCGCATCAACTCCAGATAGGAGACGACATTTTGATCGTAGACCGCCACGCCATCAAACTCTTCCAACAGGTTGAAGGCGATGTGCGGCTTCCATCCTTCCACCGCCGTGCGGATGACTTCCAGATCGCTCTTCACGCCGAGCGCCTGCACCTCATGGCCAAGCTTTTTCAATGTGGACACCACATCGTATTCCGTCCTCCACGCCGCCTGCTCCGATTGTTGCCCGTTGAGCGACTCCGGAGGGACCAGATCTTTGTGCATGAGCACGAGCACGCGCAATCGTTTCATAACGCCACCTTGTGCCTCCCACTGTGCAGGTAGTTCATCGTTTGCACCGTCAGGAGGATCGCGAAATCGAGTTTGGCCTGTTCGCTCGGGTGGGTCAGATGCAGCTTCGAAGCGTGGCAACGTTCGATCATGCTCTCCAACACCTGATCAATGGTGTACTGATACTCCCCGGTCCATTCGGCAACCCGTCGACGGATGTCCTTACGGGTGCGATGCAGGAACTCGGCGGCGCTGAGATTTTTCGCGTGGGCCGGCTGGTCCGAAAACAGTTTCTTCAGGTCGCTATCAAAGGACGACGCGCGACCAATCCCGTAATGCTTCCGTTTTTCCTCGTAGTGATCGCGGAGTGTTTTGTAGATGCGCGGCAGCGGATCCAGCACGTGCCGCCCGATCACCGTGGGCGCCACCTCAGCGAGCTCGCCCATCAGCCGCTCCATGAACTCCAGCTTCTTCATGACCGGCCACCCGCGATAGCGTTCCCGCCAGCCTGACTGCGGGTCAAGCCAAACGGCGAACGTTTCGGCAAAGTCTTCATCAGGATGGCTTTGGGCGTACCAGACATCCAGGTGGCGTACGAAACTCCGGCTGTATGGCCGCGGCGTGTAGTACTCGGGATAGGGTTGAGAGGAGCGCCCGAACAGTTGCTGCCGACGCCGTCGCCGACGAAGCAGGAAGGCGTTTTCAATCGCGTGGCCGGCCTCATGCCGCAGAATGCGCATGCACCAGTCGTGGGTACCTCCCTCGACTTCCAACATCTGAGTCGCTTCGAGTTTCGCCAGTCGTGGATGGGCAAGGTAGAAAGGAACGGCAATGCCGGGGACCCCGTCGGGGCTGAACCATTCGTCTGAAATCCAGATATGCGGTCGAAACACCAGCCGACGCATTGCCAGTTCGCGATAGAGCTGGGCGATTGGCTCCTGATAAAAGGTGCCGTCGAGCTGCAACTCCAAATCGCACATGCGCAGATCGAGCAGCTGCTCGTCGCTCCAGTCCGCCCATACGGGCCCAACGCCTGCCGAATCTGTCTGCTGTCGCCGCCGGATTTGCTTCCGCCCCATGGTCCCGCCACCAAAAAGCCTCGTCTGGCGCCAATTTGTTCTCTTTCAACTATAGCAGTTCGCTGAAATTGCGCCTGCAGTTCTGGTGCCGCGTCACCACGGCGTGACGCGGGGAGATGCCTAGGGAAACGTCTCGATCCTCGCCCCTATCCCATTCCCGCGTGAGCTTGCGCTACAATGCGCGACCATGCACCCCCTCATCACACCGGCGACGTCGAAACCGGCACGGGCGCCCAAACAGACAGAGGAACTCGAACGCCTGGAGACTCGACTGTGTCGCCTGGTTGGACAGGCCATTGCCGACTATCGAATGATCGAGGATGGCGACAAGGTGATGGTCTGTCTATCAGGCGGGAAAGATAGTTATGGGCTCTTAGAAATTTTGCTCTCGCTCCGCAGCCGAGCCCCGATCCATTTCGAGATCATTGCCGTCAATCTCGACCAGAAGCAGCCCGGCTTCCCCGCCCATGTACTCCCTGACTATCTGACCCGGCGCGGGGTGCCCTTTCACATTGAAACACGCGACACCTATTCCGTCGTCAAACGTTTGATTCCAGAGGGGCAGACTACCTGCGCCCTCTGCTCACGTCTCCGGCGCGGGCACCTCTATCGACTGGCAACCGAACTGCGCGCCACCAAGATTGCCCTGGGCCATCATCGCGACGACATTCTGGAAACCTTGCTGTTGAATCTGTTGTTTACGGGCAAGATGAAAGCCATGCCGGCCAAGCTTCGGGCCAAGAGCGGCCGCCACCTGGTCATCCGCCCGCTGGCTTATGTCAAAGAAGTCGATCTCGCCCGGTATGCCACCCTGCGACAATTCCCGATCATTCCCTGCGATCTCTGCGGCTCGCAGGAAGACTTGAAGCGCAAACAGGTCAAGACACTGCTGCAGGATTGGAATGAGCGCTTCCCAGGTTCGAACGACAGCATGTTTGCCGCGCTCGGCAACATCGCGCCTTCGCTCCTCCTCGATCGCACACTCTTCGATTTTTCGACCCTTAAAGCCGAAGAGGGTCCCGAAGACCCTGGCGACACCGATGCGGAGGACGAGTGATAGCCCGCAGCTCTGCCGTGCATTCCATGGGAGAGTCACGAAGGATACGACAGACCCTGTCCGTGACAGAGACGCGTGTACAACACACCGAGGTTAAGGCGATACCACTGTGACCTGGCGAGAATCGGGACGAAGAGCGTGCTCAAGCCCGTTGACGAAGATGGGTGCGGCGGCCACAACTTAAGCAGCGATGGGGGTAATACCCGATCAGGAAGAAGAAGAAATCCAGCAGCCCATGGCGGCGGGAACGTTTGGTATAACCGGAACATTTTCCACAATAGGACATATCCGTTCACTCATCTGCTTGAGACCAGGGAGCTGCTTCGGGAAAGAATCCTACTGAAACACCCCAAGGCGATGCAAGTCTAGTTTCGACGACGGTCCGGTCATCCAAACGACCGGAACATGACTCACCTTGGTACATCTGTCGCGGTGATTCCTCGCCAGGCGGCGAGAAATGCCTGTCAGGTGCGGCGGCGTAAACGAAAGCGGTGGAGGCAGATCGTGCAGCGGAATGGGTAATAGCCGATCACATGCATGAAAAAATCCTTCCAGCCGTGCCGGGCGACACGCTTGGCACTGCCTGAGCACATGGGACAATACACCATATCGTCTGTCGGTGCGCGCCTTTCTCCGTCGCATCGGGTAAGATGACCAGGTTGCGCGGGAACGTGAGTGTGAAGCAGTTGTGCCGGGGACGCAAGTCCCATCGGAGGGAGGCCCGTCAGCGTTGTGAACCGTCCGAACACACTCACTCGACAGGGAGCCGAGCCGCCGCTCTGGTCTATTGCTGCATCCGCGGCGGTGATCATCCTGACCCCGATGGTGCTCTTCTCCCTCGCACCGGAAGGGCCGATTCGCGAAGGGGACACCGTCTTCTCAACAGGGGCCCACAAGGTCTCGCTCTACCACCCGGACCAGTACCGGCAAGCCGGTTATGACTCGACCTGCCTCCTCGATCCCAAGGATCCGATGATCATCCTTCAAACGCCCCCCGAGGGGTCGAACGAGGACCTGCTGGCCCAGGTTCAAGGGAAAAGCGCCATCGAGTGGCCGTTCTGCCCCCCTCAAGCCGAATTGCTCGTCAAACCATTCCAGGTCATCCAACAACCAAGCCTGCTGCAAGATCTTCGCGACGGGATGTTCAGGCTGCTCAAACGGATCTAGGGCTTGCCCCGGATTTCCTTAGGCCCGAAGCAACGACGAGAATTTCTGACGGAACTTGGCAACTTTTGGCCCCACCACATAGGCGCAATACCCTTCAGAAGGATTCCGCGCAAAGTACTCCTGATGGTACCGTTCCGCCTCGAACCATCGCGTGGCCGGTACGACTTCAGTCACGATCGGATGTGGGTAGAGTCCTGCCTCCGCCACGGCTGCAATCGCCTCCTGCGCGTCCCGTTGCTGCTCCGGCGAATGATAAAAAATGGCGGAACGATATTGCGTCCCTATGTCGTTACCCTGCCGATTCAGCGTCGTGGGGTCGTGAATGACAAACAACACGTTCAGCAGATCGCGGTAACTCACGGCGTCAGGATTGAAGGTGATGCGCACCGCCTCCGCATGGCCCGTGCGACCGCCGCACACCTGC encodes:
- a CDS encoding argininosuccinate synthase, with product MSQSSYKKVVLAYSGGLDTSVILKWLEEVYGCEVVAFCADLGQGEDLKAIKKKAQSLGVKKVYVEDLRETFVKDHVFPMLRGNAIYEGSYLLGTSIARPLIAKRQIEIAAQEGAAAVCHGATGKGNDQVRFELTYMALHPQIKIIAPWREWSMRSRRELIEYAEKHGIPVTATKAKPYSMDMNLFHTSYEGGILEDPWEAPPEEIFVMSVSPERAPAKAREVEIEYVSGNPVAVDGKKMSPAALLGHLNTLGGEHGVGRVDLVENRYVGMKSRGVYETPGGTILHAAHRGLESLTMDREVLHLRDSLIPRYAELIYYGYWYAPEREMLQVALDEAQKDVTGTVRVKLYKGNCTVVGRKSPRSLYRLDMATFEEDDVYRQKDAEGFIRLNALRLAIRAQRKKRSAR
- the argF gene encoding ornithine carbamoyltransferase, producing the protein MSRRPRRSTTRAGLGKDFLDLLSIPADELKGLLRLAAQLKAKQHRGVPHPLLPGRMLGLLFQKPSTRTRVSFEAGMNQLGGQAMVLPMGDIQLSRGETIADTAHVLSRYLDAIVLRTFDHAIAEEWAREASIPVINGLTDLNHPCQALSDLLTIQEKKRRLKGLKIAYVGDGNNVTNSLIEAAAKTGMTIAVGCPPGYQPDRHIVDMARGEAQHTGAAIEIGADPCVAVKDADVVYTDVWISMGQEREQAKRLKILAPYQLNARLLKYAKPDALVMHCLPAHRGEEISAEVLDGPQSVVFDQAENRLHMQKAILVRLLGKTSQRGKK
- a CDS encoding acetylornithine transaminase — its product is MPTGELRLNAEQYLMNTYTRQPISIVRGRGTKVYDLEGREYIDFVAGIAVNVLGHGHPDLVLAIQKQAQHLIHTSNLYYTEPQVRLAQTLVEHSFAQKVFFCNSGAEANEAAIKLARKYSYDKYGVDRYEIITMTSSFHGRTMATLTATGQDKVQKGFAPLLPGFSYVPFNDLSAVERAITPKTAAVLVEPIQAEGGVHVADRGYMQSLRELCRDRDVLLMFDEVQTGIGRTGTLFAYEQFGMQPDIMTLAKGLGGGVPIGACLATDAVARAFGPGTHASTFGGNPLACAAALAVLRVLLEGKILDQGRRMGECLAKGLATLKERHRCVKEVRGLGLLQGMELEIDGKAVVADCLTRGLLINCVGDRVLRFVPSLIITEREIDRLLAVLSQIFSQRTPSTH
- a CDS encoding DUF2628 domain-containing protein, with amino-acid sequence MKSCAQCRQENRDDARFCHQCGGAFSAEPQAPPILEPEQATPTLTDTELWKAFIGPNADRYLETFKKFSGPSGPQFALTWHWPAFVFEPFLWFLYRKMYVYALIYAIGPAMAFYITQDLSADIVWRIIAGASANYIYFWHAKEQLAKIKAERAGGSEARQQMLGELGGVQPYVVWVGVGLLVLKIGLVVGMLKDGPPDGSKGGPAKPHPAGLTQV
- a CDS encoding 2,3-bisphosphoglycerate-dependent phosphoglycerate mutase; this translates as MSRLVLIRHGESQWNLENRFTGWVDVPLSPKGIEEANAAGKKLAEFTFDRAFSSVLARANDTLRLVLEAIGQTTIPIEKDKALNERMYGELQGLNKAETAKKFGDEQVKIWRRSYDVRPPGGESLKDTAERVLPYYENRIKPYVLKGETILIAAHGNSLRALVMQLEHLTREQVLELNIPTGAPLLYELDNSGNVLSHRYL
- a CDS encoding outer membrane beta-barrel protein → MTYIRRIQLLCAIVVLIGCVWASPARSAEPQSGHWGFATDLGLWSGTTNDTTFALGFGLDYYMDPNFSFGGLALFTPVGDLTQVGIAGVAKYHLRLNGGFNVVPFAGLGILHADLNRGSGPTKVDRNDTSHFIPLGLSLEYQVGPNIAFSTTLMVNLHRINLSPPVPDDNSSVALLFGIRWGP
- a CDS encoding ATP-grasp domain-containing protein; translated protein: MKRLRVLVLMHKDLVPPESLNGQQSEQAAWRTEYDVVSTLKKLGHEVQALGVKSDLEVIRTAVEGWKPHIAFNLLEEFDGVAVYDQNVVSYLELMRIPYTGCNPRGLMLARDKALAKQVMSYHRIPYPEFMVVPLHRMVRRPKYLPFPLIVKSVTEEASAGISQASIVDDDDKLRDRVAFIHDHVGTGALVERYIEGRELYVGVMGNAHLQVFPVWELVMDKMPDEARRIATQRVKWSRTYQDKYGIRSCEARNLPDGVADQIQHLAKRVYRALGLSGYARIDMRMDKDGHVYVLEANPNPQIANGEDFADSAEKADLAYKDLLQELLQVGLRWRPAQAA
- a CDS encoding putative zinc-binding metallopeptidase, producing the protein MGRKQIRRRQQTDSAGVGPVWADWSDEQLLDLRMCDLELQLDGTFYQEPIAQLYRELAMRRLVFRPHIWISDEWFSPDGVPGIAVPFYLAHPRLAKLEATQMLEVEGGTHDWCMRILRHEAGHAIENAFLLRRRRRRQQLFGRSSQPYPEYYTPRPYSRSFVRHLDVWYAQSHPDEDFAETFAVWLDPQSGWRERYRGWPVMKKLEFMERLMGELAEVAPTVIGRHVLDPLPRIYKTLRDHYEEKRKHYGIGRASSFDSDLKKLFSDQPAHAKNLSAAEFLHRTRKDIRRRVAEWTGEYQYTIDQVLESMIERCHASKLHLTHPSEQAKLDFAILLTVQTMNYLHSGRHKVAL
- the ttcA gene encoding tRNA 2-thiocytidine(32) synthetase TtcA, which encodes MHPLITPATSKPARAPKQTEELERLETRLCRLVGQAIADYRMIEDGDKVMVCLSGGKDSYGLLEILLSLRSRAPIHFEIIAVNLDQKQPGFPAHVLPDYLTRRGVPFHIETRDTYSVVKRLIPEGQTTCALCSRLRRGHLYRLATELRATKIALGHHRDDILETLLLNLLFTGKMKAMPAKLRAKSGRHLVIRPLAYVKEVDLARYATLRQFPIIPCDLCGSQEDLKRKQVKTLLQDWNERFPGSNDSMFAALGNIAPSLLLDRTLFDFSTLKAEEGPEDPGDTDAEDE
- the msrA gene encoding peptide-methionine (S)-S-oxide reductase MsrA, with the protein product MAMEIATLAGGCFWCLEAVYDQVKGVQSVESGYIGGQVDLPTYEQVCGGRTGHAEAVRITFNPDAVSYRDLLNVLFVIHDPTTLNRQGNDIGTQYRSAIFYHSPEQQRDAQEAIAAVAEAGLYPHPIVTEVVPATRWFEAERYHQEYFARNPSEGYCAYVVGPKVAKFRQKFSSLLRA